Proteins encoded in a region of the Dreissena polymorpha isolate Duluth1 chromosome 6, UMN_Dpol_1.0, whole genome shotgun sequence genome:
- the LOC127836471 gene encoding nephrin-like isoform X3: protein MILPDFIQVCAIYLVAIQRAESCMETYANSGDVNVQLIFDFHWNNIDKSTILCYKGRKNIGSCEFKFGNAFCFTDGEVSSIYNLSSKEDYTKVNINIALINNKTAGEYSCYTEKDVSQRTSICIHILANLTSLMLLPQANVTYPVYQEQSVFTCITSQSRPSARIHWFVAGRNITGMASYSNSSDVPTSILKYTPYSITGETLTCTAYYFFKSTNITIQRGTYMEIQYPVTKPVILINNSNVYETVLLREGTSAEFKCSASSYPLPSYRWVYPGGLSDMKTVIIKFNRTANGGTMTCIATNNYHSLDGTVQIKSTTFDTVITLNVTYPPFIVSIKDMDTRINVVDNIIRLLKGDSLRLLCESVANPPATTLWQGQHWHSNILTTRNIQFDTEWTCEAFNILDGLLETTNRTVHAEVLYGPAKMNITYNILPNISQTGTVLNDGNITVIEGSTVQLKCSDSSSPPSKYFWDNGLDGQILNISNLSRTTNTSYMCIATNIMETTLNGTVTGRKNITLQLHVLYGPRNMSAVFNNTFAINRVLCVLEGWSFVLSCFANSQPASKMSWTGITARDGGSYVFINSVHIGINKSVTCTGTNTMVDSLGNSISKSEHLTIELNVLYPPVVLPIENQHVVINMSLYVVCKLAKFGNPSDTNFTWNKLDSNRTFLNTGDIFKIDRAQLSDEGDYQCLATNTMHAIGNKTLQGSSKSQFFLDIQYGARVKQFYANTSNSRTIIIDQNQSIELICEVDGDPYPSVHIINATGEQQLKLNGSIASFKKITTRIHRLRCEYDAGRYKCATNNVHTSTLQEQNLSILIQCSPIASPFAPPVTTLRRALNDTAVLTFTIKAYPEPSVTNFTWFKGVSDGWDILSHDYKHYKISVSQDGLQTELTINNVQKDDFGTYRVDVSNTIGSVSEVFTLQAQTQPESPQEVNVVRRGITEIDLEWVPGFNGGLQQTFIINYTDTHFEIWNAVRVPVDRTTHTLRGLEPDTTYTVKMRAENIIGNSTWTDYITISTFAEIEQNTQKTCKYEDLGQYTSKYGNTTEGSYASYNFDQLQVNTDGRLTELEMQEYLNIPHHVNLIHTRTLSDDNINASSIEQNKFGQEMEYVNLKLSSL from the exons ATGATATTGCCTGATTTTATACAAGTGTGTGCAATCTACTTGGTGGCTATTCAACGTGCAG AGTCTTGCATGGAAACATACGCTAATAGTGGCGATGTAAACGTACAACTGATTTTTGATTTCCATTGGAATAATATTGACAAAAGTACAATATTATGCTACAAAGGAAGAAAAAACATCGGGTCGTGCGAATTTAAGTTTGGAAATGCATTTTGCTTCACAGACGGAGAAGTTTCTAGCATCTACAACTTGTCTTCCAAAGAAGACTATACGAAAGTAAACATAAATATAGCTTTAATCAATAACAAAACTGCAGGGGAATATAGCTGCTACACAGAAAAGGACGTTAGTCAGAGGACGtctatatgcatacacatattgg CGAACCTCACTTCATTGATGTTACTTCCACAGGCCAACGTCACATATCCGGTATACCAAGAGCAATCTGTGTTCACCTGCATAACATCGCAAAGCAGACCAAGTGCACGTATTCACTGGTTTGTAGCCGGACGTAACATTACCGGCATGGCTAGCTATTCAAACAGCTCTGATGTACCTACCAGCATTCTTAAATACACGCCTTATTCGATTACCGGCGAAACTTTAACATGTACGGCCTATTACTTCTTCAAATCAACGAACATAACAATTCAAAGAGGAACATACATGGAAATTCAAT ACCCTGTAACAAAACccgttattttaataaataacagcAATGTTTACGAAACAGTATTACTTAGGGAAGGAACTTCGGCTGAGTTCAAATGCTCCGCTTCTTCATATCCGCTTCCAAGTTACCGTTGGGTCTATCCAGGAGGTTTATCTGACATGAAGACAGTGATAATAAAGTTTAATCGTACAGCAAATGGTGGAACAATGACATGCATCGCAACAAACAACTATCATTCCCTAGATGGAACAGTACAAATAAAGTCAACGACATTTGATACAGTTATTACattaaatgtaacat ATCCTCCTTTTATAGTTAGCATCAAAGATATGGACACGAGAATTAATGTCGTTGATAACATTATCCGACTTCTTAAAGGAGATTCACTGCGTTTACTCTGCGAAAGTGTAGCAAATCCTCCAGCTACCACACTGTGGCAAGGACAGCATTGGcattcaaatattctgaccaccAGAAATATTCAGTTTGATACGGAATGGACATGTGAAGCATTCAATATCTTAGACGGTTTGTTAGAAACAACAAACAGAACTGTACATGCCGAAGTATTAT ATGGTCCAGCCAAAATGAACATCACGTACAACATTTTGCCAAACATATCACAAACTGGCACGGTATTAAACGATGGAAATATAACAGTGATAGAAGGAAGTACAGTGCAGTTGAAGTGTTCTGATTCAAGTTCGCCACCCTCAAAATATTTTTGGGACAACGGACTCGACGGACAAATACTCAATATATCGAATTTATCACGAACAACGAACACAAGCTACATGTGCATTGCGACCAATATAATGGAAACCACATTAAACGGAACTGTTACGGGCAGAAAAAATATAACACTGCAACTTCATGTTTTGt ATGGTCCTCGCAATATGTCAGCAGTATTCAATAATACGTTTGCGATAAACCGAGTACTGTGTGTCCTTGAAGGCTGGTCATTTGTACTCTCGTGCTTTGCAAATAGCCAACCAGCATCAAAAATGTCCTGGACAGGCATTACAGCCAGGGATGGCGGATCTTATGTCTTTATTAACAGCGTTCACATTGGCATAAATAAGAGTGTCACATGTACAGGGACAAACACCATGGTCGACAGTCTAGGAAACAGTATTTCCAAATCAGAACACTTAACAATTGAACTGAATGTTTTAT ATCCGCCAGTCGTTCTGCCTATTGAAAACCAACATGTTGTAATCAACATGTCGCTTTATGTTGTTTGCAAACTGGCAAAATTCGGCAATCCATCAGACACAAACTTCACTTGGAACAAACTGGACAGTAATCGCACATTCTTAAATACAGGCGACATTTTTAAGATCGATCGTGCTCAGTTGTCAGATGAAGGTGATTACCAATGCCTGGCTACAAATACCATGCATGCAATTGGAAACAAAACATTACAGGGATCTAGTAAATCCCAATTCTTCCTCGATATTCAGT ATGGGGCaagagtaaaacaattttatgcaAACACGTCAAATAGCAGAACCATTATTATTGATCAAAATCAGTCAATCGAACTCATTTGTGAAGTCGATGGTGATCCATATCCTAGTGTCCATATCATAAATGCAACAGGTGAACAACAATTAAAGCTCAACGGATCAatagcgtcatttaaaaaaattacaactCGTATTCATCGATTGAGATGTGAATATGATGCTGGCAGGTATAAATGTGCAACAAACAACGTGCACACTTCAACCCTGCAGGAGCAGAATCTCTCTATTTTGATTCAAT GTTCTCCGATAGCATCTCCGTTTGCACCGCCTGTTACAACTCTGCGCAGGGCCCTTAACGACACAGCTGTGCTAACGTTCACCATAAAGGCGTACCCAGAGCCAAGTGTAACCAATTTTACTTGGTTCAAGGGTGTATCTGATGGATGGGATATTCTATCTCATGACTACAAGCATTACAAGATATCCGTTTCGCAAGACGGTTTGCAGACTGAGTTAACAATAAACAATGTTCAGAAGGACGACTTTGGAACATATCGAGTGGACGTGTCGAATACAATCGGTTCCGTATCTGAAGTATTTACACTACAAGCCCAAA CTCAACCTGAAAGCCCTCAAGAAGTGAATGTGGTACGAAGAGGAATTACTGAAATAGACCTCGAATGGGTACCTGGTTTTAATGGCGGATTACAACAAACGTTTATAATTAACTACACAGACACACATTTTGAAATTTGGAATGCAGTACGTGTACCCGTCGATAGAACAACGCATACACTACGCGGATTAGAGCCTGATACCACCTACACAGTGAAAATGCGAGCAGAAAACATAATTGGAAACTCTACTTGGACTGATTATATTACAATATCGACGTTTGCCGAAATTG aacaaaacacacaaaaaacatgtaAATACGAAGACCTTGGACAATATAC AAGTAAATATGGCAATACAACCGAAGGCAGTTATGCATCGTACAATTTTG ATCAGCTTCAGGTAAACACTGATGGAAGGCTTACTGAACTAGAGATGCAAGAATATTTGAATATACCGCACCATGTTAATTTGATACATACCAGGACACTTTCCGACGACAATATTAATGCATCCTCTATAGAACAAAATAAGTTCGGCCAAGAAATGGAATATGTTAACTTGAAACTTTCAAGTTTATAA
- the LOC127836471 gene encoding nephrin-like isoform X2, which produces MILPDFIQVCAIYLVAIQRAESCMETYANSGDVNVQLIFDFHWNNIDKSTILCYKGRKNIGSCEFKFGNAFCFTDGEVSSIYNLSSKEDYTKVNINIALINNKTAGEYSCYTEKDVSQRTSICIHILANLTSLMLLPQANVTYPVYQEQSVFTCITSQSRPSARIHWFVAGRNITGMASYSNSSDVPTSILKYTPYSITGETLTCTAYYFFKSTNITIQRGTYMEIQYPVTKPVILINNSNVYETVLLREGTSAEFKCSASSYPLPSYRWVYPGGLSDMKTVIIKFNRTANGGTMTCIATNNYHSLDGTVQIKSTTFDTVITLNVTYPPFIVSIKDMDTRINVVDNIIRLLKGDSLRLLCESVANPPATTLWQGQHWHSNILTTRNIQFDTEWTCEAFNILDGLLETTNRTVHAEVLYGPAKMNITYNILPNISQTGTVLNDGNITVIEGSTVQLKCSDSSSPPSKYFWDNGLDGQILNISNLSRTTNTSYMCIATNIMETTLNGTVTGRKNITLQLHVLYGPRNMSAVFNNTFAINRVLCVLEGWSFVLSCFANSQPASKMSWTGITARDGGSYVFINSVHIGINKSVTCTGTNTMVDSLGNSISKSEHLTIELNVLYPPVVLPIENQHVVINMSLYVVCKLAKFGNPSDTNFTWNKLDSNRTFLNTGDIFKIDRAQLSDEGDYQCLATNTMHAIGNKTLQGSSKSQFFLDIQYGARVKQFYANTSNSRTIIIDQNQSIELICEVDGDPYPSVHIINATGEQQLKLNGSIASFKKITTRIHRLRCEYDAGRYKCATNNVHTSTLQEQNLSILIQCSPIASPFAPPVTTLRRALNDTAVLTFTIKAYPEPSVTNFTWFKGVSDGWDILSHDYKHYKISVSQDGLQTELTINNVQKDDFGTYRVDVSNTIGSVSEVFTLQAQTQPESPQEVNVVRRGITEIDLEWVPGFNGGLQQTFIINYTDTHFEIWNAVRVPVDRTTHTLRGLEPDTTYTVKMRAENIIGNSTWTDYITISTFAEIDDKGYVSKAIGGSIGGLTVTCIIVTVMIIFWRRKIKEQNTQKTCKYEDLGQYTKYGNTTEGSYASYNFDQLQVNTDGRLTELEMQEYLNIPHHVNLIHTRTLSDDNINASSIEQNKFGQEMEYVNLKLSSL; this is translated from the exons ATGATATTGCCTGATTTTATACAAGTGTGTGCAATCTACTTGGTGGCTATTCAACGTGCAG AGTCTTGCATGGAAACATACGCTAATAGTGGCGATGTAAACGTACAACTGATTTTTGATTTCCATTGGAATAATATTGACAAAAGTACAATATTATGCTACAAAGGAAGAAAAAACATCGGGTCGTGCGAATTTAAGTTTGGAAATGCATTTTGCTTCACAGACGGAGAAGTTTCTAGCATCTACAACTTGTCTTCCAAAGAAGACTATACGAAAGTAAACATAAATATAGCTTTAATCAATAACAAAACTGCAGGGGAATATAGCTGCTACACAGAAAAGGACGTTAGTCAGAGGACGtctatatgcatacacatattgg CGAACCTCACTTCATTGATGTTACTTCCACAGGCCAACGTCACATATCCGGTATACCAAGAGCAATCTGTGTTCACCTGCATAACATCGCAAAGCAGACCAAGTGCACGTATTCACTGGTTTGTAGCCGGACGTAACATTACCGGCATGGCTAGCTATTCAAACAGCTCTGATGTACCTACCAGCATTCTTAAATACACGCCTTATTCGATTACCGGCGAAACTTTAACATGTACGGCCTATTACTTCTTCAAATCAACGAACATAACAATTCAAAGAGGAACATACATGGAAATTCAAT ACCCTGTAACAAAACccgttattttaataaataacagcAATGTTTACGAAACAGTATTACTTAGGGAAGGAACTTCGGCTGAGTTCAAATGCTCCGCTTCTTCATATCCGCTTCCAAGTTACCGTTGGGTCTATCCAGGAGGTTTATCTGACATGAAGACAGTGATAATAAAGTTTAATCGTACAGCAAATGGTGGAACAATGACATGCATCGCAACAAACAACTATCATTCCCTAGATGGAACAGTACAAATAAAGTCAACGACATTTGATACAGTTATTACattaaatgtaacat ATCCTCCTTTTATAGTTAGCATCAAAGATATGGACACGAGAATTAATGTCGTTGATAACATTATCCGACTTCTTAAAGGAGATTCACTGCGTTTACTCTGCGAAAGTGTAGCAAATCCTCCAGCTACCACACTGTGGCAAGGACAGCATTGGcattcaaatattctgaccaccAGAAATATTCAGTTTGATACGGAATGGACATGTGAAGCATTCAATATCTTAGACGGTTTGTTAGAAACAACAAACAGAACTGTACATGCCGAAGTATTAT ATGGTCCAGCCAAAATGAACATCACGTACAACATTTTGCCAAACATATCACAAACTGGCACGGTATTAAACGATGGAAATATAACAGTGATAGAAGGAAGTACAGTGCAGTTGAAGTGTTCTGATTCAAGTTCGCCACCCTCAAAATATTTTTGGGACAACGGACTCGACGGACAAATACTCAATATATCGAATTTATCACGAACAACGAACACAAGCTACATGTGCATTGCGACCAATATAATGGAAACCACATTAAACGGAACTGTTACGGGCAGAAAAAATATAACACTGCAACTTCATGTTTTGt ATGGTCCTCGCAATATGTCAGCAGTATTCAATAATACGTTTGCGATAAACCGAGTACTGTGTGTCCTTGAAGGCTGGTCATTTGTACTCTCGTGCTTTGCAAATAGCCAACCAGCATCAAAAATGTCCTGGACAGGCATTACAGCCAGGGATGGCGGATCTTATGTCTTTATTAACAGCGTTCACATTGGCATAAATAAGAGTGTCACATGTACAGGGACAAACACCATGGTCGACAGTCTAGGAAACAGTATTTCCAAATCAGAACACTTAACAATTGAACTGAATGTTTTAT ATCCGCCAGTCGTTCTGCCTATTGAAAACCAACATGTTGTAATCAACATGTCGCTTTATGTTGTTTGCAAACTGGCAAAATTCGGCAATCCATCAGACACAAACTTCACTTGGAACAAACTGGACAGTAATCGCACATTCTTAAATACAGGCGACATTTTTAAGATCGATCGTGCTCAGTTGTCAGATGAAGGTGATTACCAATGCCTGGCTACAAATACCATGCATGCAATTGGAAACAAAACATTACAGGGATCTAGTAAATCCCAATTCTTCCTCGATATTCAGT ATGGGGCaagagtaaaacaattttatgcaAACACGTCAAATAGCAGAACCATTATTATTGATCAAAATCAGTCAATCGAACTCATTTGTGAAGTCGATGGTGATCCATATCCTAGTGTCCATATCATAAATGCAACAGGTGAACAACAATTAAAGCTCAACGGATCAatagcgtcatttaaaaaaattacaactCGTATTCATCGATTGAGATGTGAATATGATGCTGGCAGGTATAAATGTGCAACAAACAACGTGCACACTTCAACCCTGCAGGAGCAGAATCTCTCTATTTTGATTCAAT GTTCTCCGATAGCATCTCCGTTTGCACCGCCTGTTACAACTCTGCGCAGGGCCCTTAACGACACAGCTGTGCTAACGTTCACCATAAAGGCGTACCCAGAGCCAAGTGTAACCAATTTTACTTGGTTCAAGGGTGTATCTGATGGATGGGATATTCTATCTCATGACTACAAGCATTACAAGATATCCGTTTCGCAAGACGGTTTGCAGACTGAGTTAACAATAAACAATGTTCAGAAGGACGACTTTGGAACATATCGAGTGGACGTGTCGAATACAATCGGTTCCGTATCTGAAGTATTTACACTACAAGCCCAAA CTCAACCTGAAAGCCCTCAAGAAGTGAATGTGGTACGAAGAGGAATTACTGAAATAGACCTCGAATGGGTACCTGGTTTTAATGGCGGATTACAACAAACGTTTATAATTAACTACACAGACACACATTTTGAAATTTGGAATGCAGTACGTGTACCCGTCGATAGAACAACGCATACACTACGCGGATTAGAGCCTGATACCACCTACACAGTGAAAATGCGAGCAGAAAACATAATTGGAAACTCTACTTGGACTGATTATATTACAATATCGACGTTTGCCGAAATTG ACGACAAAGGATATGTTTCAAAAGCTATTGGTGGTTCTATAGGTGGTTTGACAGTAACTTGTATTATCGTAACCGTCATGATTATATTTTGGAGACGTAAGATAAAAG aacaaaacacacaaaaaacatgtaAATACGAAGACCTTGGACAATATAC TAAATATGGCAATACAACCGAAGGCAGTTATGCATCGTACAATTTTG ATCAGCTTCAGGTAAACACTGATGGAAGGCTTACTGAACTAGAGATGCAAGAATATTTGAATATACCGCACCATGTTAATTTGATACATACCAGGACACTTTCCGACGACAATATTAATGCATCCTCTATAGAACAAAATAAGTTCGGCCAAGAAATGGAATATGTTAACTTGAAACTTTCAAGTTTATAA
- the LOC127836471 gene encoding nephrin-like isoform X1 — translation MILPDFIQVCAIYLVAIQRAESCMETYANSGDVNVQLIFDFHWNNIDKSTILCYKGRKNIGSCEFKFGNAFCFTDGEVSSIYNLSSKEDYTKVNINIALINNKTAGEYSCYTEKDVSQRTSICIHILANLTSLMLLPQANVTYPVYQEQSVFTCITSQSRPSARIHWFVAGRNITGMASYSNSSDVPTSILKYTPYSITGETLTCTAYYFFKSTNITIQRGTYMEIQYPVTKPVILINNSNVYETVLLREGTSAEFKCSASSYPLPSYRWVYPGGLSDMKTVIIKFNRTANGGTMTCIATNNYHSLDGTVQIKSTTFDTVITLNVTYPPFIVSIKDMDTRINVVDNIIRLLKGDSLRLLCESVANPPATTLWQGQHWHSNILTTRNIQFDTEWTCEAFNILDGLLETTNRTVHAEVLYGPAKMNITYNILPNISQTGTVLNDGNITVIEGSTVQLKCSDSSSPPSKYFWDNGLDGQILNISNLSRTTNTSYMCIATNIMETTLNGTVTGRKNITLQLHVLYGPRNMSAVFNNTFAINRVLCVLEGWSFVLSCFANSQPASKMSWTGITARDGGSYVFINSVHIGINKSVTCTGTNTMVDSLGNSISKSEHLTIELNVLYPPVVLPIENQHVVINMSLYVVCKLAKFGNPSDTNFTWNKLDSNRTFLNTGDIFKIDRAQLSDEGDYQCLATNTMHAIGNKTLQGSSKSQFFLDIQYGARVKQFYANTSNSRTIIIDQNQSIELICEVDGDPYPSVHIINATGEQQLKLNGSIASFKKITTRIHRLRCEYDAGRYKCATNNVHTSTLQEQNLSILIQCSPIASPFAPPVTTLRRALNDTAVLTFTIKAYPEPSVTNFTWFKGVSDGWDILSHDYKHYKISVSQDGLQTELTINNVQKDDFGTYRVDVSNTIGSVSEVFTLQAQTQPESPQEVNVVRRGITEIDLEWVPGFNGGLQQTFIINYTDTHFEIWNAVRVPVDRTTHTLRGLEPDTTYTVKMRAENIIGNSTWTDYITISTFAEIDDKGYVSKAIGGSIGGLTVTCIIVTVMIIFWRRKIKEQNTQKTCKYEDLGQYTSKYGNTTEGSYASYNFDQLQVNTDGRLTELEMQEYLNIPHHVNLIHTRTLSDDNINASSIEQNKFGQEMEYVNLKLSSL, via the exons ATGATATTGCCTGATTTTATACAAGTGTGTGCAATCTACTTGGTGGCTATTCAACGTGCAG AGTCTTGCATGGAAACATACGCTAATAGTGGCGATGTAAACGTACAACTGATTTTTGATTTCCATTGGAATAATATTGACAAAAGTACAATATTATGCTACAAAGGAAGAAAAAACATCGGGTCGTGCGAATTTAAGTTTGGAAATGCATTTTGCTTCACAGACGGAGAAGTTTCTAGCATCTACAACTTGTCTTCCAAAGAAGACTATACGAAAGTAAACATAAATATAGCTTTAATCAATAACAAAACTGCAGGGGAATATAGCTGCTACACAGAAAAGGACGTTAGTCAGAGGACGtctatatgcatacacatattgg CGAACCTCACTTCATTGATGTTACTTCCACAGGCCAACGTCACATATCCGGTATACCAAGAGCAATCTGTGTTCACCTGCATAACATCGCAAAGCAGACCAAGTGCACGTATTCACTGGTTTGTAGCCGGACGTAACATTACCGGCATGGCTAGCTATTCAAACAGCTCTGATGTACCTACCAGCATTCTTAAATACACGCCTTATTCGATTACCGGCGAAACTTTAACATGTACGGCCTATTACTTCTTCAAATCAACGAACATAACAATTCAAAGAGGAACATACATGGAAATTCAAT ACCCTGTAACAAAACccgttattttaataaataacagcAATGTTTACGAAACAGTATTACTTAGGGAAGGAACTTCGGCTGAGTTCAAATGCTCCGCTTCTTCATATCCGCTTCCAAGTTACCGTTGGGTCTATCCAGGAGGTTTATCTGACATGAAGACAGTGATAATAAAGTTTAATCGTACAGCAAATGGTGGAACAATGACATGCATCGCAACAAACAACTATCATTCCCTAGATGGAACAGTACAAATAAAGTCAACGACATTTGATACAGTTATTACattaaatgtaacat ATCCTCCTTTTATAGTTAGCATCAAAGATATGGACACGAGAATTAATGTCGTTGATAACATTATCCGACTTCTTAAAGGAGATTCACTGCGTTTACTCTGCGAAAGTGTAGCAAATCCTCCAGCTACCACACTGTGGCAAGGACAGCATTGGcattcaaatattctgaccaccAGAAATATTCAGTTTGATACGGAATGGACATGTGAAGCATTCAATATCTTAGACGGTTTGTTAGAAACAACAAACAGAACTGTACATGCCGAAGTATTAT ATGGTCCAGCCAAAATGAACATCACGTACAACATTTTGCCAAACATATCACAAACTGGCACGGTATTAAACGATGGAAATATAACAGTGATAGAAGGAAGTACAGTGCAGTTGAAGTGTTCTGATTCAAGTTCGCCACCCTCAAAATATTTTTGGGACAACGGACTCGACGGACAAATACTCAATATATCGAATTTATCACGAACAACGAACACAAGCTACATGTGCATTGCGACCAATATAATGGAAACCACATTAAACGGAACTGTTACGGGCAGAAAAAATATAACACTGCAACTTCATGTTTTGt ATGGTCCTCGCAATATGTCAGCAGTATTCAATAATACGTTTGCGATAAACCGAGTACTGTGTGTCCTTGAAGGCTGGTCATTTGTACTCTCGTGCTTTGCAAATAGCCAACCAGCATCAAAAATGTCCTGGACAGGCATTACAGCCAGGGATGGCGGATCTTATGTCTTTATTAACAGCGTTCACATTGGCATAAATAAGAGTGTCACATGTACAGGGACAAACACCATGGTCGACAGTCTAGGAAACAGTATTTCCAAATCAGAACACTTAACAATTGAACTGAATGTTTTAT ATCCGCCAGTCGTTCTGCCTATTGAAAACCAACATGTTGTAATCAACATGTCGCTTTATGTTGTTTGCAAACTGGCAAAATTCGGCAATCCATCAGACACAAACTTCACTTGGAACAAACTGGACAGTAATCGCACATTCTTAAATACAGGCGACATTTTTAAGATCGATCGTGCTCAGTTGTCAGATGAAGGTGATTACCAATGCCTGGCTACAAATACCATGCATGCAATTGGAAACAAAACATTACAGGGATCTAGTAAATCCCAATTCTTCCTCGATATTCAGT ATGGGGCaagagtaaaacaattttatgcaAACACGTCAAATAGCAGAACCATTATTATTGATCAAAATCAGTCAATCGAACTCATTTGTGAAGTCGATGGTGATCCATATCCTAGTGTCCATATCATAAATGCAACAGGTGAACAACAATTAAAGCTCAACGGATCAatagcgtcatttaaaaaaattacaactCGTATTCATCGATTGAGATGTGAATATGATGCTGGCAGGTATAAATGTGCAACAAACAACGTGCACACTTCAACCCTGCAGGAGCAGAATCTCTCTATTTTGATTCAAT GTTCTCCGATAGCATCTCCGTTTGCACCGCCTGTTACAACTCTGCGCAGGGCCCTTAACGACACAGCTGTGCTAACGTTCACCATAAAGGCGTACCCAGAGCCAAGTGTAACCAATTTTACTTGGTTCAAGGGTGTATCTGATGGATGGGATATTCTATCTCATGACTACAAGCATTACAAGATATCCGTTTCGCAAGACGGTTTGCAGACTGAGTTAACAATAAACAATGTTCAGAAGGACGACTTTGGAACATATCGAGTGGACGTGTCGAATACAATCGGTTCCGTATCTGAAGTATTTACACTACAAGCCCAAA CTCAACCTGAAAGCCCTCAAGAAGTGAATGTGGTACGAAGAGGAATTACTGAAATAGACCTCGAATGGGTACCTGGTTTTAATGGCGGATTACAACAAACGTTTATAATTAACTACACAGACACACATTTTGAAATTTGGAATGCAGTACGTGTACCCGTCGATAGAACAACGCATACACTACGCGGATTAGAGCCTGATACCACCTACACAGTGAAAATGCGAGCAGAAAACATAATTGGAAACTCTACTTGGACTGATTATATTACAATATCGACGTTTGCCGAAATTG ACGACAAAGGATATGTTTCAAAAGCTATTGGTGGTTCTATAGGTGGTTTGACAGTAACTTGTATTATCGTAACCGTCATGATTATATTTTGGAGACGTAAGATAAAAG aacaaaacacacaaaaaacatgtaAATACGAAGACCTTGGACAATATAC AAGTAAATATGGCAATACAACCGAAGGCAGTTATGCATCGTACAATTTTG ATCAGCTTCAGGTAAACACTGATGGAAGGCTTACTGAACTAGAGATGCAAGAATATTTGAATATACCGCACCATGTTAATTTGATACATACCAGGACACTTTCCGACGACAATATTAATGCATCCTCTATAGAACAAAATAAGTTCGGCCAAGAAATGGAATATGTTAACTTGAAACTTTCAAGTTTATAA